In a single window of the Campylobacter fetus subsp. testudinum 03-427 genome:
- a CDS encoding adenylylsulfate kinase (Pfam match to PF01583.16 APS_kinase) — MIIWIMGLAGSGKTTLAKELRNQLQNSIYIDGDEFREVFGSINYDKNSRIKIAMQKARLANALSKQGFTVICTAISMFEQNYKFNRNLDEKYIEIYLKCEFDELVKRDQKGLYTGALSKQIKNVVGVDIKYDEPNADITLDSSDFSNLQTNLDKILNLLKRQKSEKLQNN, encoded by the coding sequence GTGATTATCTGGATAATGGGATTAGCGGGTAGCGGAAAGACAACTTTGGCAAAAGAGTTACGCAATCAGCTGCAAAACTCCATTTATATAGACGGTGACGAATTTAGAGAGGTATTTGGAAGCATTAATTATGATAAAAATTCTCGTATCAAAATCGCAATGCAAAAAGCAAGACTCGCAAATGCACTATCAAAACAAGGATTCACGGTGATCTGCACTGCTATTTCTATGTTTGAACAAAATTATAAATTCAACCGAAACTTAGATGAAAAATATATCGAAATTTATTTAAAATGCGAATTTGACGAACTAGTAAAACGTGATCAAAAAGGGCTTTATACCGGTGCGCTTAGCAAACAGATAAAAAACGTAGTCGGTGTAGATATCAAGTACGATGAGCCAAATGCCGATATTACGCTAGACAGTTCAGATTTTTCAAATTTGCAGACAAATTTAGATAAAATATTAAATTTACTAAAACGTCAAAAAAGTGAAAAATTACAAAATAATTAA
- a CDS encoding SAM-dependent methyltransferase (Pfam match to PF08241.8 Methyltransf_11), whose product MKQGDFSEVAKFYHNRPAYNYELIKNILKCANLKDDFCIAEVGAGTGKLTAILKELAPKAKIVAVEPNDEMREIGQKTVENVTWIKGSGEDTKLHNDSADILFMASSFHWTDPTLSLPEFKRVLKKNGYFCALWNPREIEKGTVFDEIECEIKNMLPNLNRVSSGTQNSKNWIEIIQSTKDFKDCMYMAMPYIENMSKERYIGAWQSVNDIQAQAGGGSKWNEILKMIEDKISGLDELKVKYTIKAYLAKSTK is encoded by the coding sequence TTGAAACAAGGAGATTTTAGCGAAGTAGCAAAATTCTATCACAATAGACCTGCTTACAACTATGAGCTTATCAAAAATATATTAAAGTGTGCAAATTTAAAAGATGATTTTTGTATTGCAGAAGTAGGAGCCGGGACAGGAAAATTAACTGCTATTTTAAAAGAATTAGCGCCAAAAGCAAAAATAGTCGCAGTAGAGCCAAACGATGAGATGAGAGAGATAGGGCAAAAAACTGTAGAAAACGTAACTTGGATAAAAGGGAGTGGTGAAGATACAAAACTACATAATGATAGCGCGGATATACTATTTATGGCTAGCAGTTTTCACTGGACAGACCCTACTCTTAGTCTTCCTGAGTTTAAACGCGTGCTTAAAAAAAATGGATATTTTTGTGCACTATGGAATCCTAGAGAGATAGAAAAAGGAACTGTATTTGATGAGATAGAATGCGAGATAAAAAATATGCTGCCAAATCTAAATCGTGTTAGCTCAGGTACTCAAAATAGTAAAAATTGGATAGAAATTATACAAAGTACAAAAGATTTCAAAGATTGCATGTACATGGCGATGCCTTATATAGAAAATATGAGTAAAGAACGCTATATAGGAGCTTGGCAAAGTGTAAATGATATACAAGCACAAGCTGGGGGGGGGTCTAAGTGGAATGAGATATTAAAAATGATAGAAGATAAAATCTCAGGCTTAGATGAATTAAAAGTAAAATACACCATCAAAGCCTATCTAGCAAAAAGTACTAAATAA
- a CDS encoding SAM-dependent methyltransferase (Pfam match to PF08241.8 Methyltransf_11) → MQKDLIEQDWDYTKHAEFYSYRPNYAKQAIDILAFYACRNGGGYEDMSVADIGAGSGNLSLMLDEIGLKVTAVEPNDAMRSIGEKRLQNVTWVRANGTNTTLMKDKFDWVTFGSSFNVMDRNIALKEAHRILKKDGVMSAMWNHRDLNDPIQKIAQDIIKSFIKDYSGGVRREDQRPILEAHSNLFKDIFYIEQDFYFHQSIENYILAWKSVKNSFWDLETKEGSELFGHICSKLRKELPKEFDIRYTTRAWSVTKVR, encoded by the coding sequence ATGCAAAAAGATCTAATAGAACAAGATTGGGATTATACAAAACACGCAGAATTCTACTCATATAGACCAAATTACGCAAAACAAGCAATTGATATTTTAGCATTTTATGCATGCAGAAATGGGGGGGGGTATGAAGATATGAGCGTAGCCGATATCGGTGCTGGAAGTGGAAATTTAAGTCTTATGTTAGATGAAATAGGGCTAAAAGTGACTGCAGTAGAACCAAATGACGCTATGAGAAGTATAGGTGAAAAACGTCTGCAAAATGTAACATGGGTAAGAGCAAACGGCACTAATACGACGCTAATGAAAGATAAATTTGACTGGGTTACTTTTGGCTCCAGCTTTAATGTAATGGACAGAAACATAGCACTAAAAGAAGCACACAGAATCCTAAAAAAAGACGGAGTTATGAGTGCCATGTGGAATCACAGAGATCTAAACGATCCTATACAGAAAATAGCACAAGATATTATAAAAAGCTTTATTAAAGATTATAGTGGCGGAGTTAGACGTGAAGATCAAAGACCGATTTTAGAAGCCCATTCTAATCTTTTTAAAGATATATTTTACATAGAGCAAGACTTCTACTTTCATCAAAGCATAGAAAACTATATCTTAGCATGGAAAAGCGTAAAAAATAGCTTTTGGGATTTAGAAACAAAAGAAGGGAGCGAACTATTTGGACACATCTGCTCTAAGCTTAGAAAAGAGCTTCCAAAAGAGTTTGACATACGTTATACTACAAGAGCTTGGAGCGTAACAAAAGTAAGATGA